From Novosphingobium sp. 9, the proteins below share one genomic window:
- a CDS encoding ribokinase — MSVLVLGARGDGAAGEGAETALASVRFGSATLFAGEAAGEGCAGALAAAGVALTSTDEIQTDVRVVLASLDSGTDRIAALFASPEAAALRKILYAGPVISEADRADAVALFALSDMLIFTQSDFATFFELERAPCSIEDMLVVRKVLTRPNQAAVVMLEAQGAIAIWAERWMQSAAFATAASEGASEALSAECFCGVVAACVDQGIGPEAALRFANAAISMLAGEGQSVPERTAIEALLGDLPVG; from the coding sequence ATGAGCGTGCTGGTACTGGGGGCGCGCGGCGATGGCGCTGCGGGCGAGGGTGCGGAAACGGCGCTTGCTTCGGTCCGTTTCGGGTCAGCCACGCTGTTCGCCGGAGAAGCGGCGGGTGAGGGCTGCGCAGGCGCGCTCGCCGCTGCAGGTGTGGCGTTAACCTCTACGGATGAGATACAGACTGACGTGCGCGTCGTGCTGGCCTCGCTGGACAGCGGGACCGACCGAATTGCGGCGCTGTTCGCCAGCCCTGAGGCGGCGGCCTTGCGCAAGATCCTGTATGCCGGGCCGGTTATTTCGGAAGCGGATCGCGCCGATGCGGTCGCCCTGTTCGCCCTGTCGGACATGCTGATCTTCACGCAGTCCGATTTCGCGACCTTCTTCGAGCTTGAACGCGCGCCGTGTTCGATCGAGGACATGCTGGTCGTGCGCAAGGTGCTGACCCGGCCCAATCAGGCGGCCGTCGTCATGCTGGAAGCCCAAGGCGCGATTGCCATCTGGGCGGAAAGGTGGATGCAGTCTGCTGCCTTTGCCACGGCTGCGTCGGAGGGGGCGTCTGAAGCCCTGTCGGCGGAGTGCTTCTGCGGCGTGGTGGCGGCCTGCGTCGATCAGGGAATTGGCCCGGAAGCCGCGCTGCGCTTCGCGAATGCGGCGATCTCGATGCTGGCGGGCGAGGGGCAGTCGGTGCCGGAGCGTACGGCTATCGAGGCGCTACTCGGAGATTTGCCCGTCGGCTGA
- a CDS encoding nuclear transport factor 2 family protein — MSTDTMPGLADLAAELAALRSEVARLSAKDEITDLVTTYARSCDVGNDPVLLRPLFTDDATWTCKGFGTFHGGGDGCALGLKAVAGEKIWWSLHNMISVQITFDKSGDEAAGFCYLWEAATLPNEHSGEAEAYWIGGTYDFRFRKEGGKWLFSAIELKLNMASPYSEGWVKKRWPDGTASQPYFVDLQPGETYLWRQGGREGSRLVTEAEAADAGRKVTPFMVEEPGFQAICGCGYSRTKPFCDGSHLNLKYDWSLLGKTGPGDAR; from the coding sequence ATGAGCACGGATACGATGCCCGGTCTTGCGGATTTGGCGGCAGAACTCGCGGCTTTGCGTAGTGAGGTTGCAAGGCTGTCCGCCAAGGATGAAATCACCGATCTGGTTACGACTTACGCGCGCTCCTGCGATGTCGGTAACGATCCGGTGCTGCTGCGCCCGCTGTTCACCGACGATGCGACATGGACCTGCAAGGGCTTCGGCACCTTTCATGGCGGCGGCGATGGTTGTGCGCTGGGTCTCAAGGCGGTTGCGGGCGAGAAGATCTGGTGGTCGCTCCACAACATGATCTCGGTGCAGATCACCTTCGACAAGTCGGGGGATGAGGCAGCCGGCTTCTGCTATCTGTGGGAAGCGGCGACATTGCCCAACGAACACAGCGGCGAGGCCGAGGCCTACTGGATCGGCGGAACCTACGACTTTCGCTTCCGCAAAGAAGGCGGCAAGTGGCTGTTCAGTGCGATTGAGCTGAAGCTGAACATGGCCAGCCCCTATTCGGAAGGCTGGGTGAAGAAGCGCTGGCCGGACGGGACGGCGAGCCAGCCCTATTTCGTCGATCTTCAGCCGGGCGAAACCTACCTGTGGCGACAGGGCGGCCGCGAAGGCTCGCGCCTTGTCACAGAGGCGGAAGCGGCGGATGCGGGACGCAAGGTCACGCCGTTCATGGTGGAAGAGCCGGGTTTTCAGGCGATCTGCGGCTGTGGCTATTCCAGGACCAAGCCGTTCTGCGACGGTTCGCACCTCAATCTCAAATACGACTGGTCGCTGCTCGGCAAGACCGGTCCGGGAGACGCGCGATGA
- a CDS encoding TauD/TfdA dioxygenase family protein, which produces MTIAVQDRTDSTGKYRLLDVQPLNPTIGAYVGGVDLTQPFGEDVADELRMALADHLAIFLRDQPLDFEAHRRLAAVFGEAHVAPSTKPWRVPGFDEITRMHADETSKYVAGEDWHSDMSCDPAPPMGSLLYLHTIPPVGGDTVFSNMYAAWDALSDRMKAMLDGLRAVHDGAKAFGGIVPRDMELPCTSHPIARTHPVTGRKALYVNRGYTTRIEGLPVRESEALLSFLYDHAQNPMFQCRFTWSPHAIAIWDNRCGQHMAIWDYFPQVRSGFRIQVKGEVPV; this is translated from the coding sequence ATGACAATCGCGGTTCAGGACAGGACTGATTCTACCGGCAAGTACCGGCTGCTCGATGTACAGCCGCTCAACCCGACGATCGGCGCCTATGTGGGCGGCGTCGATCTGACCCAGCCTTTCGGGGAGGATGTGGCGGACGAGTTGCGCATGGCGCTGGCCGATCACCTCGCGATCTTCCTGCGCGATCAGCCGCTAGACTTCGAGGCGCATCGTCGGCTTGCCGCCGTCTTTGGCGAAGCGCATGTCGCGCCCAGCACCAAGCCCTGGCGAGTGCCCGGTTTCGACGAGATCACCAGGATGCACGCCGACGAAACCTCCAAATATGTCGCAGGCGAGGACTGGCATTCGGACATGAGCTGCGATCCGGCGCCGCCGATGGGGTCGCTACTCTATCTGCACACGATCCCGCCGGTGGGCGGCGATACCGTGTTCTCGAACATGTATGCAGCCTGGGATGCGCTGTCCGACCGGATGAAGGCGATGCTCGATGGCCTTCGCGCGGTGCATGACGGCGCCAAGGCGTTCGGCGGCATCGTGCCCAGGGACATGGAACTGCCCTGCACCTCTCACCCGATCGCGCGCACGCATCCGGTCACGGGCCGCAAGGCGCTTTACGTCAATCGCGGCTATACCACCCGGATCGAGGGTCTGCCGGTGCGCGAGAGCGAGGCGCTGCTCTCGTTTCTCTACGATCATGCACAGAACCCGATGTTCCAGTGCCGCTTTACCTGGAGTCCGCATGCCATCGCGATCTGGGACAACCGCTGCGGTCAGCACATGGCGATCTGGGATTACTTCCCGCAAGTCCGTTCGGGCTTTCGTATCCAGGTCAAGGGAGAGGTGCCTGTATAA
- a CDS encoding non-heme iron oxygenase ferredoxin subunit, with product MIFLCKTSDVPTGKAKRIARGRKPAVAVFEVDGTFHATADQCTHGTALLSRGRIEDGRIICPLHFGSFDLMTGAVASLPCEEPLAVYAVEIQGDDIYADVPE from the coding sequence ATGATCTTTCTCTGCAAGACTTCCGATGTCCCCACTGGCAAGGCCAAACGCATTGCCCGTGGCCGCAAACCCGCAGTGGCCGTGTTCGAGGTCGACGGCACATTTCATGCCACGGCCGACCAGTGCACCCACGGCACGGCCCTGCTCTCGCGCGGGAGAATCGAGGATGGACGGATCATCTGTCCGCTGCACTTCGGCAGCTTCGATCTCATGACCGGTGCAGTGGCCAGCCTCCCCTGCGAAGAGCCGCTCGCCGTCTACGCGGTCGAGATACAGGGTGACGACATCTACGCCGACGTTCCCGAATAA
- a CDS encoding amidohydrolase family protein: protein MPVQADTLIAGATIITLDDERRVIRNGAVAFAGDRIVGVGALADLSGIAAREVIDGRGFVLTPGFVNGHVHITETLIRGLIPEALPFEEELGEWVIPLYKSMTAREQAVGAQLAVAAMLRTGTTTFLEAGTILALDEVAEAIAPSGIRARLGRWSEDRVWEPGADGAALTGAAVEALAADLARHPDDGRRIVAWPNLIGHMTATDALWQAAATMAQKTRTGICAHMSPVGDDAAWYLAHSGRRPIAHLAQLGVLSPAVNLVHMVHVDSDEVALVAASGASVTHCPGAAIRCGYGTTRHGLFPEMARAGVNIALGTDGADNHDMMRVMTLMAGLFKDAREDRSLFPAQEVLAMATLGGAKAAGLAGEVGALVPGMKADIVAHDIRRPEWQPVNDPVNQLVWSADGRGVHSVWVDGRRVVNGFACTLLNEAALYDEGQALANDIRRRHDAARSHVVPMA, encoded by the coding sequence ATGCCGGTGCAGGCCGATACCCTGATCGCAGGGGCGACGATCATCACGCTGGATGACGAACGCCGCGTCATCCGCAACGGAGCGGTCGCCTTTGCCGGCGACCGCATCGTTGGGGTCGGCGCGCTGGCGGACCTGTCGGGCATCGCCGCCAGAGAGGTGATCGACGGACGCGGGTTCGTACTGACGCCGGGCTTCGTCAATGGCCATGTCCATATCACCGAGACGCTGATCCGCGGACTGATTCCCGAGGCGCTTCCGTTCGAGGAGGAGCTTGGTGAGTGGGTGATCCCGCTCTACAAGAGCATGACCGCGCGCGAACAGGCGGTCGGCGCACAGCTGGCGGTGGCCGCGATGCTGCGTACCGGGACGACGACGTTTCTGGAGGCCGGAACGATCCTGGCGCTGGACGAGGTGGCAGAGGCGATCGCGCCCAGCGGCATCCGTGCGCGGTTAGGGCGCTGGAGCGAGGATCGCGTCTGGGAGCCGGGCGCCGATGGTGCGGCGCTGACCGGTGCTGCTGTCGAGGCCCTTGCCGCCGATCTTGCCCGCCATCCCGACGATGGCCGGCGTATCGTGGCCTGGCCCAACCTGATCGGTCACATGACCGCGACCGATGCCCTGTGGCAGGCTGCAGCGACCATGGCGCAGAAAACGCGTACCGGCATCTGCGCGCACATGAGCCCGGTCGGCGACGATGCGGCTTGGTATCTCGCCCATAGTGGACGCAGGCCCATCGCGCATCTGGCGCAACTGGGTGTCCTGTCGCCTGCGGTCAACCTTGTACATATGGTTCACGTGGACAGTGACGAGGTTGCGCTGGTCGCCGCCAGTGGTGCCAGTGTCACCCATTGCCCCGGAGCGGCGATCCGCTGCGGCTACGGCACCACGCGCCATGGTCTGTTTCCCGAGATGGCAAGGGCAGGTGTGAACATCGCACTGGGCACCGACGGGGCGGACAATCACGACATGATGCGGGTGATGACGCTGATGGCCGGGCTGTTCAAGGATGCGCGCGAGGATCGCAGCCTGTTTCCTGCGCAGGAGGTGCTGGCCATGGCGACGCTGGGCGGGGCAAAGGCGGCAGGGCTTGCAGGCGAGGTGGGCGCGCTGGTTCCGGGAATGAAGGCGGATATCGTCGCGCACGATATCCGTCGTCCGGAATGGCAGCCGGTCAATGACCCGGTCAACCAGCTGGTCTGGTCGGCCGACGGGCGCGGTGTTCATTCGGTATGGGTCGATGGGCGCCGTGTCGTGAACGGCTTTGCCTGCACGCTGCTGAACGAGGCGGCTCTTTATGACGAGGGGCAGGCGTTGGCGAACGACATTCGTCGGCGGCATGATGCAGCTCGATCCCACGTCGTGCCCATGGCCTGA
- a CDS encoding MFS transporter, with protein sequence MSNAAMVDHLSVTSSSEDRDSGAGRTGLLFGATLGNFLGVTSQVAIPLGVLLVPIAQDLHWSRTSVAVAFTTLSLAQAAMCPIAGWIADRFGTRRTLLTGFAALGLTLLAVSAAPAWAPMFYALFALAGIVGTLASTMVLAKLVSEWFRERRGFWLGLVGGIGNGLGGMIMPGLTGLMAVELGWRLSFAAIGGAMLLVGLPILATTLRSPPVAQSGGEKPEALAGARFAEAMRSPLFWAIFAAVPIGGGALTGVFANTVTVLTTQGIPVAAATGIVTVFALVCVGLEPLAGHMLDGAGRPRRVALFYAGAICGLLLLAHAHTVIPALVGAALTGIGLGTEFSVLPYLLARYFGLREMGAIAGIAYAGAMVSNAISPLLLNGAYDRFGFYAPGLYAVAGLMALALVIVLLLPAFPRAERYSGTSA encoded by the coding sequence ATGTCTAACGCTGCCATGGTCGATCATCTGTCCGTGACCTCTTCAAGCGAGGATCGCGATTCTGGCGCCGGGCGCACCGGATTGCTGTTCGGTGCGACACTGGGCAATTTTCTGGGCGTCACGTCGCAAGTCGCGATACCGCTGGGCGTGTTGCTCGTGCCGATCGCGCAGGACTTGCACTGGAGCCGCACGTCCGTGGCGGTTGCCTTTACCACGCTTTCGCTGGCGCAGGCCGCGATGTGTCCGATTGCCGGATGGATCGCAGACCGCTTCGGCACTCGCCGCACTTTGCTGACCGGCTTTGCCGCACTTGGGTTGACCCTGCTGGCGGTGTCGGCAGCCCCGGCCTGGGCGCCGATGTTCTATGCCCTTTTTGCACTGGCAGGTATTGTCGGCACGCTGGCCAGCACGATGGTTCTGGCGAAACTCGTATCGGAATGGTTTCGCGAGCGTCGTGGTTTCTGGCTGGGGCTGGTCGGCGGCATTGGCAACGGCCTTGGAGGCATGATCATGCCGGGTCTCACGGGACTGATGGCAGTGGAGCTTGGCTGGCGGCTGAGTTTCGCCGCAATAGGCGGGGCAATGCTGCTGGTGGGGCTGCCAATTCTGGCGACAACCCTGCGCTCGCCGCCTGTCGCGCAAAGTGGGGGAGAAAAACCCGAAGCCCTTGCCGGTGCGCGCTTTGCCGAGGCCATGCGCAGCCCGTTGTTCTGGGCGATCTTTGCCGCGGTACCGATCGGCGGCGGCGCGCTCACCGGGGTCTTTGCCAACACTGTCACGGTACTGACGACCCAGGGTATCCCGGTTGCGGCGGCCACCGGGATCGTAACCGTGTTCGCGCTGGTATGCGTCGGGCTGGAGCCGCTGGCCGGGCATATGCTTGACGGTGCGGGGCGACCGCGGCGAGTGGCGTTGTTCTATGCCGGTGCCATCTGTGGCCTGCTCCTGCTTGCCCACGCTCATACCGTTATTCCGGCGCTGGTCGGCGCGGCGTTGACGGGCATCGGTCTGGGTACGGAGTTCAGCGTGCTGCCTTATCTGCTCGCACGCTATTTCGGCTTGCGCGAGATGGGGGCGATTGCCGGAATCGCCTATGCCGGTGCGATGGTGAGCAACGCGATTTCACCCCTGTTGCTCAACGGAGCCTATGATCGCTTCGGGTTCTATGCGCCGGGGCTTTACGCCGTGGCGGGCCTGATGGCGCTGGCGTTGGTAATCGTGCTGCTGCTGCCTGCCTTCCCGCGCGCGGAGCGTTATTCGGGAACGTCGGCGTAG
- a CDS encoding aromatic ring-hydroxylating oxygenase subunit alpha, translating into MAQVKRAALPDMVLDDEVISLLAQLDASQGDVSQAMSLPPECYTSESWFEFEKRAVYDREWVAVGHVGAIPDVGDYFTLEIVGEPLLVVRGKDSEVRVLSSVCRHRGHLLGEASGNARSFTCPFHGWSYDLEGTLTAAPEMDGTLPFEDLKRTACLPTFRSTIWNGFIFVNFDGEAEALAPRLQGLTKLLENHRMEDLASIKPVEWAGNPWNWKFMQENALEPYHTHYLHTGIHDFAPSSNVRFTEWNDQDDAAIYREVQFTHIDGGFNIAGKALFPALPDLTEEERSRVVFAGVMPNLFLGAQADVVFYYVILPQAAGDITLRVGVLTSWDNLSIPTADLLLKGTIDGVAVFNEQDTVANIKTHKGLKSRVAPRTRWSPNEKTLAQMNNWLVKRYKRYAASLVPHAEAAE; encoded by the coding sequence ATGGCGCAAGTGAAACGAGCCGCACTTCCCGATATGGTGCTGGATGACGAAGTGATCTCGCTGCTGGCGCAACTCGATGCCAGTCAGGGCGATGTGTCGCAGGCGATGAGCCTGCCGCCCGAATGCTACACTTCGGAAAGCTGGTTCGAGTTCGAGAAGCGCGCCGTCTACGACCGCGAATGGGTGGCAGTAGGCCATGTGGGCGCAATTCCCGATGTGGGAGACTACTTCACGCTGGAAATCGTCGGCGAGCCGTTGCTGGTGGTGCGTGGCAAGGACAGCGAAGTTCGCGTGCTTTCCTCGGTGTGCCGCCATCGCGGGCACCTGCTGGGCGAGGCGAGCGGCAACGCCCGCAGCTTCACCTGCCCCTTCCATGGCTGGTCCTACGATCTGGAAGGCACGTTGACCGCTGCGCCCGAGATGGATGGCACCTTGCCGTTCGAGGATCTCAAGCGCACCGCCTGTCTGCCCACGTTCCGCTCGACGATCTGGAATGGCTTCATCTTCGTCAATTTCGATGGCGAGGCCGAGGCACTGGCGCCGCGTCTGCAGGGGCTGACCAAGCTGCTCGAAAACCACCGGATGGAAGACCTCGCCTCGATCAAGCCGGTCGAATGGGCGGGAAATCCGTGGAACTGGAAGTTCATGCAGGAAAATGCGCTGGAGCCCTATCACACGCATTACCTGCATACCGGCATTCACGATTTCGCGCCCTCCAGCAATGTGCGCTTCACCGAGTGGAACGATCAGGACGATGCCGCGATCTACCGCGAGGTGCAGTTCACCCATATCGACGGTGGCTTCAACATTGCCGGCAAGGCGCTGTTCCCGGCACTGCCCGATCTGACGGAGGAAGAGCGCAGCCGGGTGGTGTTCGCAGGTGTCATGCCCAACCTGTTCCTGGGGGCGCAGGCGGACGTGGTGTTCTATTACGTCATCCTGCCGCAGGCCGCGGGCGACATCACCTTGCGCGTGGGCGTCCTGACCAGCTGGGACAACCTGTCGATCCCGACCGCCGATCTGCTGCTCAAGGGCACGATCGATGGCGTGGCGGTGTTCAACGAGCAGGATACCGTGGCCAACATCAAGACTCACAAGGGCCTGAAATCCCGCGTCGCGCCGCGCACCCGCTGGTCGCCGAACGAGAAGACGCTGGCGCAGATGAACAACTGGCTGGTCAAGCGCTACAAGCGCTATGCCGCCAGCCTCGTCCCGCACGCCGAAGCCGCGGAGTGA
- a CDS encoding cysteine hydrolase family protein, with translation MTSDPPVSPLPALDPRRCALLVIDVQVDFVAPHGFCANAGADVTAMPQAIAAMQRNLHVARSVGMPICFVRLETSAETDSPAMLRHLDRQGRSGGAALCRVGTHGADYWGVSPSPGEHEIVKTRYDAFLETALDAWLRRQGAQVVVICGVSTDCCVDSTARAAFLRDYDVIVLADACAAGSAADHDAALAALGRHAALISDSANFAHCLTAYEENVDV, from the coding sequence TCTCCGCTGCCCGCGCTGGATCCTCGACGTTGCGCCTTGCTGGTGATCGATGTGCAGGTTGACTTCGTCGCACCGCATGGATTTTGCGCCAATGCGGGCGCAGACGTCACTGCCATGCCGCAGGCGATCGCGGCGATGCAGCGCAATCTGCATGTGGCGCGCAGCGTCGGCATGCCGATATGTTTCGTGCGCCTTGAAACCTCTGCGGAGACGGATTCTCCCGCGATGTTGCGGCATCTGGATCGGCAAGGGCGCTCCGGCGGAGCGGCATTGTGTCGTGTCGGTACGCATGGTGCGGACTACTGGGGGGTATCGCCTTCGCCTGGCGAGCATGAAATCGTCAAGACGCGCTACGATGCATTCCTTGAGACCGCACTCGATGCCTGGCTTCGTCGTCAGGGCGCGCAGGTTGTCGTGATCTGCGGCGTCAGCACGGACTGCTGCGTTGATTCCACCGCCCGTGCCGCATTCCTTCGAGATTACGATGTGATCGTTCTGGCCGATGCCTGCGCCGCAGGCAGTGCCGCCGATCATGACGCGGCGCTGGCCGCGCTGGGGCGCCATGCCGCGCTGATCAGCGACAGCGCGAACTTTGCGCACTGTCTCACTGCCTATGAGGAGAACGTGGATGTCTAA
- a CDS encoding aromatic ring-hydroxylating oxygenase subunit alpha yields MTVSFPETALRAADAATRNDIDESFGLPGAFYGSDFFALERERLFPSSWCAVTNASLLPEPGDAMPVDLAGWPILLTHGKDGEIRAFHNVCRHRGIRLVKDCTHAARLTCPWHAWTYSLEGDLLAMPEIGGEKINQAPGFDKAALGLKPISVGRWLDLVFVNIDGTAPPFAEWIAPLEALLANYDLSGLRHAERLQDTYQANWKIAMEAGIEDYHLPFGHPQLEAHLFRNTTACVHRPVYTGGYVDVRAAHTEDADARAWTARLPDLKTRDGKPLPLLYSLTLFPTATVLVTADHVMLGTLLPDGPERTRMDISLYYDGEAAHDPALAEARQGNLDMWLGVIPQDKPFMEAAQATVATRDLAGIATRLSPYWEGGVHGFQQMVVDAVGPGAAD; encoded by the coding sequence ATGACCGTCTCTTTCCCCGAAACCGCGCTGCGCGCCGCCGATGCCGCGACCCGCAATGACATCGACGAATCCTTCGGTCTTCCCGGTGCATTCTACGGCTCCGATTTTTTCGCGCTTGAGCGTGAGCGCCTTTTTCCTTCGAGCTGGTGCGCAGTGACCAATGCCAGCCTGCTGCCCGAGCCGGGCGATGCGATGCCGGTAGACCTCGCCGGATGGCCGATCCTGCTGACCCACGGGAAGGACGGCGAGATCCGCGCGTTCCACAATGTCTGCCGCCATCGCGGAATCAGGCTGGTGAAAGACTGCACCCATGCCGCGCGGCTGACCTGCCCATGGCACGCCTGGACCTATTCGCTGGAGGGCGACCTCTTGGCCATGCCCGAGATCGGCGGCGAGAAGATCAACCAGGCGCCCGGTTTCGACAAGGCGGCGCTGGGTCTGAAACCGATCAGCGTGGGCCGCTGGCTCGATCTGGTGTTCGTCAATATCGATGGCACCGCACCGCCCTTCGCCGAATGGATCGCCCCGCTGGAGGCATTGCTCGCGAACTACGATCTGTCCGGCCTGCGCCATGCGGAGCGACTGCAGGACACCTATCAGGCGAACTGGAAAATCGCGATGGAGGCGGGGATCGAGGACTATCACCTGCCGTTCGGCCACCCGCAACTGGAAGCGCACCTGTTCCGCAACACCACCGCCTGCGTCCACCGCCCGGTCTATACCGGCGGCTATGTCGACGTGCGCGCCGCCCACACCGAGGATGCCGATGCGCGTGCCTGGACCGCGCGCCTGCCCGACCTGAAGACGCGCGATGGCAAGCCGCTGCCGCTGCTCTATTCGCTCACCCTGTTTCCCACCGCGACGGTGCTGGTCACCGCCGACCATGTGATGCTCGGCACGCTGCTGCCCGACGGGCCGGAGCGCACGAGGATGGACATCAGCCTCTATTACGATGGCGAAGCCGCGCACGACCCGGCGCTTGCCGAGGCCCGGCAAGGCAATCTCGATATGTGGCTGGGCGTCATTCCGCAGGACAAGCCGTTCATGGAAGCCGCGCAGGCCACCGTCGCCACGCGCGATCTGGCCGGGATCGCCACACGGCTGTCCCCCTACTGGGAAGGCGGCGTCCACGGGTTCCAGCAGATGGTGGTCGATGCAGTCGGCCCCGGCGCGGCCGACTGA